A stretch of Tripterygium wilfordii isolate XIE 37 chromosome 11, ASM1340144v1, whole genome shotgun sequence DNA encodes these proteins:
- the LOC120008771 gene encoding L10-interacting MYB domain-containing protein-like — protein sequence MAHQTGSISMFSIGTRVNASTIPQTFTYNDRMSQHNTNVTEENSQTDKANWDASLTKAFIDICVDRQKAGDRPNTHFTKEEWRLWEKLLIGETGLGWDPIRQTVLADNEWWERKIKQNKKCAKFRNHGIKNKDELNFLFGGQGATGVHAFNPSADPPTEDVAEGSQPTEQRQRGLEDLLSGDEDSTDPEYDVNADVNADVQSSPNPPPRGSRRSNTPAPRGRQKRKDNDVREEISNSLGQLVAAVNSRTSVGTTVSNNGDIDDVMLILEEFPETANGGPLLRCALKLFEKRENRDWFLRIGRRKWQLEWLMAKFEESTGGGPSDA from the exons ATGGCGCACCAAACGGGTTCTATATCTATGTTTTCGATAGGAACACGTGTCAATGCCTCAACAATCCCTCAGACTTTTACATATAACGATAG AATGAGTCAACATAATACTAATGTGACTGAAGAAAATTCTCAAACCGACAAGGCAAATTGGGATGCCTCATTGACAAAGGCATTTATTGATATCTGTGTCGATCGTCAAAAGGCTGGTGATAGGCCTAACACTCACTTTACTAAAGAAG AATGGCGTTTGTGGGAGAAGTTATTGATTGGAGAGACGGGGCTTGGATGGGATCCTATTCGACAAACGGTGCTTGCAGACAATGAATGGTGGGAGAGAAAAATCAAG CAAAATAAAAAGTGTGCGAAATTTCGCAACCATGGCATTAAGAATAAGGATGAACTCAATTTCCTTTTTGGAGGTCAAGGGGCCACTGGCGTTCATGCTTTCAATCCTTCTGCTGATCCTCCTACTGAGGATGTGGCTGAAGGTTCACAACCCACAGAGCAACGACAAAGGGGACTTGAAGATCTCCTCTCAGGTGATGAGGATTCGACTGATCCAGAATATGATGTCAACGCAGATGTGAATGCCGATGTGCAGAGTTCGCCAAATCCACCACCTCGTGGCAGTAGGAGGTCCAACACACCCGCACCTCGTGGTAGACAAAAGAGGAAGGACAATGATGTCCGTGAAGAGATCAGCAACTCTTTAGGTCAACTGGTTGCTGCAGTGAATAGCCGCACTTCTGTTGGTACTACTGTAAGCAACAATGGGGATATAGATGATGTTATGCTTATACTTGAAGAGTTTCCAGAGACAGCCAATGGGGGACCTCTACTAAGGTGTGCACTGAAGCTCTTCGAGAAACGGGAGAATCGGGATTGGTTTCTGCGTATAGGGAGGAGGAAATGGCAGTTGGAGTGGTTAATGGCAAAGTTTGAAGAGTCCACTGGTGGTGGACCAAGTGATGCTTGA
- the LOC120008854 gene encoding uncharacterized protein LOC120008854 — translation MRDFPSCFGENGVQVADSSSSSASKNAQNLVTCVYQCRIRGKSCLITITWSKNLMGQGLSVGIDDSANQCMCKVDIKPWLFSKRKGSKSLEAYSCKIDIYWDLSNAKFGSGPEPLEGFYVAVVVDRQMILLLGDKRREAFRKTSATQVPGIAVLVAKREHIFSKKVLSTKARFRDNGQLHDIVIECDTIGVNDPCLVIRMDCKTVMLVKRLCWKFRGNHTILVDGMPVEVFWDVYNWLFGTPLRGAVFMFKTCLSAEKMWTSEPLLDPNALPWSFSQRFVDSKQQNLGFSLILYAWKNE, via the coding sequence ATGAGAGATTTTCCATCTTGTTTTGGGGAGAATGGAGTTCAAGTGGCCGATTCATCGTCATCAAGCGCTAGTAAAAATGCACAGAATCTGGTTACTTGTGTTTACCAGTGCCGCATACGTGGCAAGTCTTGTTTGATAACCATTACATGGAGCAAAAATTTGATGGGTCAAGGCCTAAGTGTAGGGATCGATGATTCTGCCAATCAATGTATGTGTAAGGTTGATATAAAGCCCTGGTTGTTCTCCAAAAGAAAAGGGTCCAAGAGTTTAGAAGCATACTCCTGTAAAATTGACATATATTGGGACCTCTCAAATGCCAAATTTGGTTCTGGGCCTGAACCTTTGGAGGGATTTTATGTTGCTGTTGTTGTGGACAGGCAAATGATTCTCCTTCTTGGAGATAAGAGGAGAGAGGCTTTCAGGAAGACCAGTGCCACTCAAGTTCCGGGAATTGCTGTTTTGGTTGCCAAGAGAGAGCATATATTTAGCAAGAAGGTCCTCAGTACTAAGGCACGATTTCGCGATAATGGGCAACTTCATGATATTGTAATTGAATGTGACACAATTGGTGTTAATGATCCTTGCTTAGTAATTCGCATGGACTGCAAGACTGTTATGTTGGTGAAGCGGCTTTGTTGGAAGTTCCGTGGGAACCATACCATTTTGGTTGATGGGATGCCAGTAGAAGTTTTCTGGGATGTGTATAATTGGCTCTTTGGGACACCACTCAGAGGAGCTGTCTTTATGTTCAAGACATGCCTCTCAGCAGAGAAGATGTGGACTAGTGAGCCCCTTTTGGATCCAAATGCCTTGCCATGGTCATTCTCTCAGAGATTCGTTGATTCCAAACAGCAAAATCTTGGTTTTTCGCTGATTTTATATGCTTGGAAGAATGAATAG
- the LOC120008770 gene encoding uncharacterized protein LOC120008770 gives MANDDNWDDHEFITNAVILGAVVAVSELTYAAPPQRCWTSPLSGHKYITDLLRSNPNKSLLILRMDNHVFIDLCNELSTKYGLVASRKVGLRETVAIFVYIVAQGVSTRVVQDWFQHSGETISRLFHKVLESLILMSTDIIRPRDPQFLVTPRKIADSDKYYPFFKDCIGAIDDTHILAVVPPDERIPYIGWEGSAHDSRVFNHVVTNDHSNFPHPPAGKYYLVDAGYANQKGYLVPYKGQRYHLEVFRNGSEPSGPREAFNHAHSSLRSVIEHTFGVLKKKWLILS, from the exons ATGGCGAATGATGATAattgggatgatcatgagtttATTACAAATGCAGTCATCTTAGGAGCAGTGGTGGCAGTTAGTGAATTGACATATGCTGCGCCACCACAAAGGTGTTGGACTTCGCCATTGTCGGGGCACAAATACATAACAGATTTGCTTAGAAGTAATCCAAACAAATCATTGTTAATATTGAGGATGGACAATCATGTATTCATTGATTTGTGCAATGAATTGTCAACAAAGTATGGCTTGGTGGCATCACGTAAAGTTGGATTGAGAGAGACGGTAGCCATTTTCGTTTATATTGTTGCACAAGGTGTTAGTACTAGAGTAGTTCAGGATTGGTTTCAACATTCAGGTGAAACAATCTCACGTCTGTTTCACAAAGTGTTAGAGAGCCTAATACTCATGTCTACTGATATTATAAGGCCAAGAGATCCTCAATTTTTGGTAACTCCTCGTAAAATCGCAGATAGTGATAAATATTATCCTTTTTTTAAGGATTGCATTGGGGCAATTGATGACACTCATATCCTGGCGGTGGTGCCACCTGATGAGCGTATTCCATACATTG GATGGGAAGGGTCAGCTCATGACTCCCGAGTATTCAATCATGTTGTTACCAATGATCATAGCAATTTCCCTCACCCTCCTGCTG gaaaatattacttggtcGATGCCGGATATGCAAATCAAAAGGGATACCTTGTGCCATACAAAGGGCAAAGATACCATCTAGAGGTATTTCGCAATGGTTCAGAACCCTCGGGACCCCGGGAAGCATTCAACCATGCTCATTCTTCTCTACGAAGTGTCATTGAGCATACTTTTGGTGTATTAAAGAAGAAATGGTTGATCCTATCGTGA